A genomic stretch from Mya arenaria isolate MELC-2E11 chromosome 10, ASM2691426v1 includes:
- the LOC128204251 gene encoding uncharacterized protein LOC128204251: MGNSLRKTRRKTDLRTHRAEIRDNVRSHQMDRPIENIPIRTQESSINELVIDIERHIEDTTRLHQELENKAHVVATYMEEFVDRIGEDVEAHKQDYDAQKAEILKQQKQVDEAFRTDLKTTLLQHHLTTNSTLSLGPFFRHGDSRLKDFYMPPRLFEVLQKIKIDTKNRAPENQKSRITSLEQLLTPNDKTNKITIITANAGVGKTSFCKFVAVLWCALHDDQTDTISKFKERFDIPFDSLEDIPYLLYIPMRDIPPDHTHSIEDIIFAHLENEIGYQKQDREKLERVFINERCLVILDGLDEASLSMLNSPMANRKYSIIITCRPWKLADMALPKCMHVSIDDLSQISQKQLFKHVNQILNIFYGTTFEVEDFFATLKTLKLQSLSSNTLVGLQLYCVWQDRRMDDETPENNKTSLTLGPTRSHIYADILEMMFSLVNNKSKENSERPQTPPPIQRPLPTCFEGRQLCKAKSSLIYETGKVAFDMLINSKNDFNQTTMNSLQDEQFLLNSGLISADRSHKCSIESKVYRFLHKTYLEMLAALYISSLDFKSDDWLAFENNFNTAFSPDLMSFLCVMNYEHGRRCSEMFGDTERQFYRGDTIYKNEIIEYQDAVLLSYNECVNNGQSNPQLTLRHAWLNRKHFAAKHPLLQHSRKGLKSCAIQCSEEYPVNISMTGMEQLSTLYISSENENDTYPQTIPTCSLNKLSGLFFFNLYIENDNLHLALCENLKILVLEYVHVDHVTIAPAQLEVFWVNIKKQMEENTPPIEVTFAQGEQFTDKLRMLTLVNVTLNEALNIEQCYKLKILNLDTLTLPDDFHLDLSSFTGLIDVVLHDLRLHHVTIAPAQLEKFWVAIKDDMVEKTPPMEATFAQGEQFTEKLRKLSLANVTLNETLNIRQCDKLQELQLDTLAFPDDFHLDLSSCTDLTEVTLQNLRLHHVTIAPAKLEKFWVSIKDDMVEKTPPMEATFAHGKQFTEKLRKLSLVNVTLNETLNIRQCDKLQNLWLRTLTFPDDFHLDLSSCTDLTEVTLQNLRLHHVTIAPAKLEKFWVSIKDDMVEKTPPMEATFAHGKQFTEKLRKLSLVNVTLNETLNIRQCDKLQNLWLRTLTFPDDFHLDLSSCTDLTEVRLQNLRLHHVTIAPAKLEKFWVSIKDDMVEKTPPMEATFAHGKQFTEKLRKLSLVNVTLNETLNIRQCDKLQNLWLRTLTFPDDFHLDLSSCTDLTEVTLQNLRLHHVTIAPAKLEKFWVSIKDDMVEKTPPMEATFAHGKQFTEKLRKLSLVNVTLNETLNIRQCIKLQNLWLRTLTFPDDFHLDLSSCTDLTEVTLQNLRLHHVTIAPAKLEKFWVSIKDDMVEKTPPMEATFAHGKQFTEKLRKLSLVNVTLNETLNIRQCDKLQNLWLRTLTFPDDFHLDLSSCTDLTEVTLQNLRLHHVTIAPAKLEKFWVYFKDDMVEKTPPMEATFAHGKQFTEKLRKLSLVNVTLNETLNIRQCDKLQNLWLHTLTFPDDFHLDLSSFTGLIDVVLHDLRLHHVTIAPAQLEKFWVAIKDDMVEKTPPMEATFAHGEQFTEKLRKLSLANVTLNETLNIRQCIKLQNLQLATLTFPDDFHLDLSSCTDLAEIYFVNLRLMHVTIAPAQLEVFCVSINNQMRKKTPPMEVTFANGKHFTKKLRKQRMDNVTLKTTLDIPERDKQNNLRRTTCTLS, from the exons ATGGGGAATAGTTTGAGAAAAACAAGACGAAAAACTGATCTTAGGACGCATCGAGCAGAAATACGTGATAATGTGCGGTCGCATCAGATGGATAGACCAATAGAAAATATACCGATTAGAACACAAGAATCAAGTATCAATGAATTAGTCATTGACATAGAGAGACACATCGAAGACACAACGAGACTTCACCAAGAGTTGGAGAACAAAGCACATGTGGTGGCTACATACATGGAAGAATTTGTTGATCGCATTGGTGAGGACGTAGAAGCCCACAAGCAAGACTATGACGCCCAGAAGGCTGAGATTTTAAAGCAGCAGAAGCAGGTGGATGAAGCCTTCAGAACGG ACCTCAAAACAACTCTACTTCAACACCATTTAACAACCAATTCTACCCTTTCGCTGGGGCCGTTCTTTCGTCATGGTGACTCCCGCCTGAAGGATTTTTACATGCCTCCAAGGCTTTTTGAagtattgcaaaaaataaagattgataCCAAGAACCGGGCACCAGAAAACCAGAAATCTCGTATTACATCACTTGAACAGCTTCTGACACCTAATGATAAAACGAACAAAATCACAATCATAACCGCGAATGCTGGTGTTGGTAAAACCTCATTTTGTAAGTTTGTAGCTGTTTTGTGGTGCGCATTGCATGACGACCAAACGGATACAATCAGCAAATTTAAAGAGAGGTTTGACATTCCCTTTGATTCTTTAGAAGACATACCCTATCTCCTCTACATTCCAATGAGGGATATTCCGCCGGACCACACCCATTCCATTGAAGACATCATCTTTGCTCACTTGGAAAATGAGATTGGATACCAGAAGCAAGACCGAGAAAAACTGGAAAGGGTATTCATTAACGAACGTTGTTTGGTCATCTTAGATGGACTGGACGAGGCTTCTTTGTCAATGTTGAACTCACCAATGGCAAACCGGAAGTACAGCATAATTATAACATGCCGCCCATGGAAACTCGCAGATATGGCATTGCCGAAGTGCATGCATGTTAGTATTGACGATCTCAGCCAAATTTCACAAAAACAGCTGTTTAAACACGTGAATCaaatcttaaacattttttacgGGACAACTTTTGAAGTTGAAGACTTCTTTGCCACTTTAAAAACACTGAAACTCCAGTCACTTTCCTCCAACACGCTCGTGGGACTCCAACTGTACTGCGTCTGGCAAGACCGACGTATGGACGACGAAACAccagaaaataacaaaactagtTTAACGCTTGGACCAACAAGATCACACATCTATGCAGATATATTGGAAATGATGTTCAGCTTAGTAAACAACAAAAGCAAAGAAAACTCAGAACGTCCACAAACACCCCCTCCAATACAAAGGCCTCTTCCTACATGTTTCGAGGGACGGCAGCTGTGTAAAGCAAAATCTTCTTTGATTTATGAAACAGGAAAAGTTGCTTTTGATATGTTAATTAACTCGAAGAACGATTTTAACCAGACAACTATGAATTCGTTACAAGATGagcaatttcttttaaattcagGACTGATCTCAGCCGATAGGTCACACAAGTGCAGTATTGAAAGcaaagtgtaccgatttctaCACAAAACCTACCTGGAAATGTTAGCAGCATTATATATTTCGTCACTGGATTTCAAGAGTGACGACTGGCTTGCGTTTGAGAACAACTTTAATACTGCGTTTTCACCGGACTTAATGTCCTTCCTGTGCGTGATGAATTACGAGCATGGCCGGCGATGTTCGGAAATGTTCGGGGATACGGAGCGTCAGTTTTACAGAGGAgatacaatttataaaaatgagaTCATCGAGTACCAAGACGCCGTGCTACTTTCGTACAACGAATGTGTAAATAATGGTCAGTCAAATCCGCAACTAACGTTAAGACATGCATGGCTAAATAGGAAACACTTTGCGGCAAAACATCCACTCTTGCAACACAGCCGTAAAGGATTGAAGTCGTGCGCTATTCAATGTTCCGAAGAATACCCTGTTAATATCAGCATGACAGGCATGGAACAACTAAGCACACTATATATATCCAGTGAAAATGAGAATGATACTTATCCACAAACTATTCCaacatgttctttaaacaaattatcaggcctattttttttcaatttgtacatagaaaatgacaatttacacCTGGCATTATGTGAGAATCTTAAAATATTGGTTCTGGAATACGTCCACGTCGATCATGTGACTATCGCCCCTGCCCAGCTGGAGGTGTTCTGGGTCAACATCAAGAAACAAATGGAAGAGAACACACCCCCTATTGAGGTGACGTTCGCACAAGGGGAACAGTTTACAGACAAATTACGAATGCTCACTCTGGTCAACGTTACTTTAAATGAAGCCCTTAATATAGAGCAGTGTTATAAACTAAAAATTCTAAACCTGGACACATTAACACTTCCTGACGACTTCCACCTGGACCTGTCCTCATTCACGGGCCTCATTGATGTAGTACTACATGACCTCCGTCTCCACCATGTGACCATAGCCCCGGCCCAGCTGGAGAAGTTCTGGGTCGCCATCAAGGATGACATGGTAGAGAAGACACCCCCCATGGAGGCGACATTCGCACAAGGGGAACAGTTTACAGAGAAATTACGAAAGCTCAGTCTGGCCAACGTTACTTTGAATGAGACCCTTAATATACGGCAGTGTGATAAACTACAAGAACTGCAGCTGGACACATTAGCGTTTCCTGACGACTTTCACCTGGATCTTTCCTCCTGCACGGACCTCACTGAAGTTACACTACAGAATCTCCGTCTCCACCATGTGACCATAGCCCCTGCAAAGCTGGAGAAGTTCTGGGTCTCCATCAAGGATGACATGGTAGAGAAGACACCCCCAATGGAGGCGACATTCGCACACGGGAAACAGTTTACAGAGAAATTACGAAAGCTCAGTCTTGTCAAcgttactttaaatgaaaccCTTAATATACGGCAGTGTGATAAACTACAAAACCTGTGGTTGCGCACATTAACATTTCCTGACGACTTCCACCTGGACCTGTCCTCCTGCACGGACCTCACTGAAGTTACACTACAGAATCTCCGTCTCCACCATGTGACCATAGCCCCTGCAAAGCTGGAGAAGTTCTGGGTCTCCATCAAGGATGACATGGTAGAGAAGACACCCCCAATGGAGGCGACATTCGCACACGGGAAACAGTTTACAGAGAAATTACGAAAGCTCAGTCTGGTCAAcgttactttaaatgaaaccCTTAATATACGGCAGTGTGATAAACTACAAAACCTGTGGTTGCGCACATTAACATTTCCTGACGACTTTCACCTGGACCTGTCCTCCTGCACGGACCTCACTGAAGTAAGACTACAGAATCTCCGTCTCCACCATGTGACCATAGCCCCTGCAAAGCTGGAGAAGTTCTGGGTCTCCATCAAGGATGACATGGTAGAGAAGACACCCCCAATGGAGGCGACATTCGCACACGGGAAACAGTTTACAGAGAAATTACGAAAGCTCAGTCTTGTCAAcgttactttaaatgaaaccCTTAATATACGGCAGTGTGATAAACTACAAAACCTGTGGTTGCGCACATTAACATTTCCTGACGACTTCCACCTGGACCTGTCCTCCTGCACAGACCTCACTGAAGTGACACTACAGAATCTCCGTCTCCACCATGTGACCATAGCCCCTGCAAAGCTGGAGAAGTTCTGGGTCTCCATCAAGGATGACATGGTAGAGAAGACACCCCCAATGGAGGCGACATTCGCACACGGGAAACAGTTTACAGAGAAATTACGAAAGCTCAGTCTGGTCAAcgttactttaaatgaaaccCTTAATATACGGCAGTGTATTAAACTACAAAACCTGTGGTTGCGCACATTAACATTTCCTGACGACTTTCACCTGGACCTGTCCTCCTGCACGGACCTCACTGAAGTTACACTACAGAATCTCCGTCTCCACCATGTGACCATAGCCCCTGCAAAGCTGGAGAAGTTCTGGGTCTCCATCAAGGATGACATGGTAGAGAAGACACCCCCAATGGAGGCGACATTCGCACACGGGAAACAGTTTACAGAGAAATTACGAAAGCTCAGTCTTGTCAAcgttactttaaatgaaaccCTTAATATACGGCAGTGTGATAAACTACAAAACCTGTGGTTGCGCACATTAACATTTCCTGACGACTTCCACCTGGACCTGTCCTCCTGCACGGACCTCACTGAAGTTACACTACAGAATCTCCGTCTCCACCATGTGACCATAGCCCCTGCAAAGCTGGAGAAGTTCTGGGTCTACTTCAAGGATGACATGGTAGAGAAGACACCCCCAATGGAGGCGACATTCGCACACGGGAAACAGTTTACAGAGAAATTACGAAAGCTCAGTCTGGTCAAcgttactttaaatgaaaccCTTAATATACGGCAGTGTGATAAACTACAAAACCTGTGGTTGCACACATTAACATTTCCTGACGACTTCCACCTGGACCTCTCCTCATTCACGGGCCTCATTGATGTAGTACTACATGACCTCCGTCTCCACCATGTGACCATAGCCCCGGCCCAGCTGGAGAAGTTCTGGGTCGCCATCAAGGATGACATGGTAGAGAAGACACCCCCAATGGAGGCAACATTCGCACACGGGGAACAGTTTACAGAGAAATTACGAAAGCTCAGTCTGGCCAAcgttactttaaatgaaaccCTTAATATACGGCAGTGTATTAAACTACAAAACCTGCAGCTGGCCACATTAACATTTCCTGACGACTTCCACCTGGACCTGTCCTCCTGCACGGACCTCGCTGAGATCTATTTTGTGAACCTTCGTCTCATGCATGTGACCATCGCCCCGGCCCAGCTGGAGGTGTTTTGTGTATCTATCAATAATCAGATGCGGAAGAAGACACCGCCTATGGAGGTGACATTTGCAAATGGTAAACACTTTACAAAGAAACTACGAAAGCAAAGAATGGACAAtgttactttaaaaacaacCCTTGATATACCAGAGCgtgataaacaaaacaatcttcGCCGTACCACATGTACATTATCGTAA